Proteins co-encoded in one Euleptes europaea isolate rEulEur1 chromosome 1, rEulEur1.hap1, whole genome shotgun sequence genomic window:
- the LOC130485202 gene encoding zinc finger protein ZFP2-like: protein MKHWTVHTGEKPYKCPQGGESFRQKDKLTTHQRIHTGEKPYLCMQCGKSFSSNSNLTLHKRIHTGEKPYKCPQCGKSFSTRSNLQRHHRIHTGEKPYECPECGRGFVNNPDLTRHQRLHTGERPFKCAQCGKRFNQKDELTIHQRIHTGEKPFICSVCGKRFRAKSSLSIHQQIHTGEKPFKCSECGKSFLNNRGLMRHQRSHTGEKPFTCLECNKSFSENSDLKKHLRIHSGERPFTCLNECGKSFTQFKNLISPQRFYTGEKPYNCAECGKSFKRKAHLDSHQTVHTGEKPYKCSECGKCFIQKSRLTSHQRIHRGEKFHKCLECGKGFTQGQELGAQLKAPHWLQV from the exons ATGAA GCACTGGACGGTTCACAccggggaaaaaccatataaatgcccacAGGGTGGAGAGAGCTTCCGTCAGAAGGACAAACTGACTACGCACCagcgaatccacacaggagagaaaccgtaccTGTGCAtgcagtgtgggaagagcttcagttcCAACTCAAACCTTACACTACataaaaggattcacacaggggagaaaccatataaatgcccacagtgtggaaagagcttcagcaCTCGTTCAAACCTTCAACGACATCACAGAATCCACaccggggagaaaccatatgaatgcccCGAGTGCGGCAGGGGCTTTGTGAATAATCCTGATCTTACAAGACACCAAAGGCTCCACACAGGAGAGAGACCTTTTAAATGCGCTCAGTGTGGGAAACGGTTCAATCAGAAGGATGAATTGACcatacatcaaagaatccacacaggggaaaaacctttcatttgctcagtgtgtggaaagcgGTTCCGTGCGAAGAGTTCACTTTCTATACACCAGcagattcacactggggagaagcccttcaaatgctccgaatgtggaaagagcttccttaACAACAGAGGCCTTATGAGGCATCAGAGAAGccacaccggggagaagcctTTTACGTGTTTGGAGTGCAATAAGAGCTTTTCTGAAAACTCAGACTTAAAGAAACACTTGAGAATCCACAGTGGGGAGAGACCTTTTACGTGTTTGAA CgagtgcgggaaaagcttcactCAGTTTAAGAACCTAATTTCACCACAAAGGTTctatacaggggagaaaccatacaactgtgcagagtgtgggaagagcttcaaacGAAAGGCACACCTGGACTCCCACCAAACggtccacacaggggaaaagccatataaatgttcagagtgtgggaagTGCTTCATTCAGAAGTCacgtcttacttcccatcaaagaattcacagagGGGAGAAATTCCACAAATGCCtcgagtgtggaaagggcttcacTCAG GGGCAGGAACTGGGAGCTCAGCTGAAAGCTCCTCATTGGCTGCAAGTCTGA
- the LOC130490934 gene encoding zinc finger protein OZF-like has protein sequence MVVEYDQDATSLEGKKHNFISEEKIFSRCLQGPVSFEEVVVCFTEEEWALLDRGQRALYGEVMEENYETVASLGLEWRSENEGDPFTGGPSEEEEEQKRENNERRRSNFSASQGGEIHEALIQEQVDIGKGQIQCPVCGKGFNIQYKFNRHWTAHTGEKPFKCSECGKSFRQKDKLTTHQRIHTGEKPYLCMQCGRSFSSNSHLTLHKRIHTGEKPYKCAECGKSFRQKDNLTTHQRIHTGEKPYLCMQCGRSFSSSSHLTLHKMIHTGEKPYKCPQCGKSFRMHSNLRRHQRIHTGEKPYECPQCGKSFSILSNLRRHQRIHTGEKPYECPECGRGFVNNPDLTRHQRIHTGERPFKCAECGKRFNQKDELTIHQRIHTGEKPFICSVCGKRFRAKSSLSIHQQIHTGEKPFKCSECGKSFLNNRGLMRHQRSHTGEKPFTCLECNKSFSENSDLKKHLRIHREKPYKCSECGKFFFQKSRLTSHQRIHTGEKFHKCLKCGKGFTQGQDLGAQLRAPHWLQV, from the exons ATGGTAGTGGAGTATGACCAAGATGCCACCTCACTGG aaggaaagaagcatAACTTCATCTCTGAGGAGAAAATATTTTCTCGCTGCCTGCAGGGTccggtgtcctttgaggaggtggtggTGTGCTTCACCGAGGAGGAGTGGGCATTGCTGGATCGAGGCCAAAGGGCCCTGTATGGGGAAGTGATGGAGGAGAATTATGAGacggtggcctctctgg gtttggagtggaggagtgAGAATGAGGGAGACCCATTCACAGGTGGCCCatctgaagaggaggaagaacagaaaagagaaaacaatGAAAGGAGAAGGAGCAATTTTTCTGCTTCTCAGGGTGGTGAGATCCATGAAGCCCTAATTCAAGAGCAAGTAGACATAGGAAAGGGCCAGATTCAGTGTCCCGTGTGTGGAAAAGGCTTCAACATTCAATACAAATTTAATAGGCACTGGACAGCTCACACCGGGGAAAAACCATtcaaatgctcagagtgtgggaagagcttccgtCAGAAGGACAAACTGACTACGCATCagcgaatccacacaggagagaaaccatacctGTGCATGCAGTGTGGGAGGAGCTTCAGTTCCAACTCACACCTTACACTACataaaaggattcacacaggggagaaaccatataaatgtgctgagtgtggaaagagcttccgtCAGAAGGACAACCTGACTACGCATCagcgaatccacacaggagaaaaaccgtACCTGTGCATGCAGTGTGGGAGGAGCTTCAGTTCCAGCTCACACCTTACACTACATAAAatgattcacacaggggagaaaccatataaatgcccacagtgtggaaagagcttcagaaTGCATTCAAACCTTCGacgacatcaaagaatccacaccggggagaaaccatatgaatgcccacagtgtggaaagagcttcagcaTTCTTTCAAACCTTCGacgacatcaaagaatccacaccggggagaaaccatatgaatgcccCGAGTGCGGCAGGGGCTTTGTGAATAATCCTGATCTTACAAGACACCAAaggatccacacaggagagagacCTTTTAAATGCGCTGAGTGTGGGAAACGGTTCAATCAGAAGGATGAATTGACCatacatcagagaatccacacaggggaaaaacctttcatttgctcagtgtgtggaaagcgGTTCCGTGCGAAGAGTTCACTTTCTATACACCAGcagattcacactggggagaagcccttcaaatgctccgaatgtggaaagagcttccttaACAACAGAGGCCTTATGAGGCATCAGAGAAGccacaccggggagaagcctTTTACGTGTTTGGAGTGCAATAAGAGCTTTTCTGAAAACTCAGACTTAAAGAAACACTTGAGAATCCACA gggaaaagccatataaatgttcagagtgtgggaagTTTTTCTTTCAGAAGTCacgtcttacttcccatcaaagaattcacacaggggagaaattcCACAAGTGCCTcaagtgtggaaagggcttcacTCAG